The genomic stretch CCGTCTTCGCCCAGACCGATGGAGTCGTGGGTGTAGACGTGGATCACACGCTGCTTCATCAGTGCGGACATGCGCACAGCATTGCGGGCGTATTCCATGAACATCAGGAAGGTCGCGCCGTAAGGCACCAGGCCGCCGTGCAGGGCAACGCCGTTCATGATCGCGGTCATGCCGAATTCGCGCACGCCGTAGTACATGTAGTTGCCGCTGGCGTCTTCGGCGCTGACGCCTTTGCAGCCTTTCCACAGCGTCAGGTTGGAACCGGCCAAGTCAGCCGAACCGCCCAGCACTTCCGGCAGCAGAGGGCCGAACGCGTTCAGGGCATTCTGGCTGGCTTTACGGCTGGCGATGGTTTCGCCCTTGGCCGCGACTTCAGCGATGTAGGCCGAAGCCTTCTCGGAGAAATCAGCCGGCAGCTCGCCGCTCAGACGACGGATCAGTTCGTTGGCTTCGGTCGGGAACGCGGCGGAGTAGGCAGCGAAACGCTGGTCCCACTCGGACTCGACGGCGCGGCCCTTTTCCTTGGCATCCCACTCGGCGTAGATATCGGCCGGGATTTCGAACGGACCGTGGTTCCAGTTCAGCGCCTGACGGGTCAGGGCGATTTCCGCGTCACCCAGCGGGGCGCCGTGGCAGTCTTCCTTGCCTTGCTTGTTCGGCGAACCGAAACCGATGGTGGTCTTGCAGCAGATCAGGGTCGGCAGCGGGCTCTTGCGCGCGGTGTCGATGGCAGTCTTGATCTCTTCCGGATCGTGACCGTCGACGTTGCGGATCACCTGCCAGTTGTAGGCTTCGAAACGCTTCGGCGTGTCGTCGGTGAACCAGCCTTCGACTTCGCCGTCGATGGAGATGCCATTGTCATCGTAGAAGGCGATCAGCTTGCCCAGGCCCAGCGTACCGGCCAGGGAAGCGACTTCGTGGGAAATGCCTTCCATCATGCAGCCATCACCCAGGAACACGTAGGTGTGGTGGTCGACGATGTTGTGGCCAGGACGGTTGAATTGCGCGCCCAGTACCTTTTCAGCCAGGGCGAAGCCCACGGCGTTGGCCAGACCCTGACCCAGCGGGCCGGTGGTGGTTTCAACGCCCGGGGTGTAACCGAATTCCGGGTGGCCCGGGGTGCGGCTGTGCAATTGACGGAACTGTTTCAGGTCGTCGATCGACAGGTCGTAACCGGTCAGGTGCAGCAGCGAGTAGATCAACATCGAGCCGTGGCCGTTGGACAGCACGAAGCGGTCACGGTCAGCGAACGATGGATTGCTCGGGTTGTGCTTGAGGTAGTCGCGCCAAAGCACTTCGGCGATATCTGCCATACCCATAGGGGCACCGGGATGGCCGCTGTTGGCTTTTTGCACGGCATCCATGCTGAGGGCACGAATGGCGTTGGCACGCTCACGACGGCTAGGCATCGCTGATCTCCTGGGTTTGAATAGATTGAAACGGAAAAAAGGAGGGCATTTTCCCTCACCCGAGCGCCTCGGGGCAATGACAGATAGTCATCCGGAGACGTTTTTCCCATGGATAACATCGGTTTCGGCTGGTGAAACCTTTCCGCTGTTCGTCTGTAGAGTTAACCGGTCAGTGAGAAGTGCAATAAAAAGCGCCATCCATCGAGCAATATCAAAACTTTTTGATATTGACCTTGCGGTGTTTTCCGGCCGTCTCTAGACTGCTGGCCCTATGAACTTACGCGTGCCTTCCATTCGCCATGACGATTGCGACGAGCTGGCGGCCCTGTGCAAGGCCGGCGGCGATCCGCTGCGGCTGAATGTATTGCGCGCCCTGGCCAACGATTCGTTCGGCGTTCTGGAACTGGCGCAGATCTTCGATATCGGCCAGTCCGGCATGAGCCATCACCTTAAAGTGTTGGCACAGGCGGATCTGGTGGCGACTCGCCGTGAAGGCAATGCGGTTTTCTATCGCCGCGCCCTGCCCCACACCGAGTTGCTGGGCGGCAAGTTGCACGCGGCGCTGTTAGAAGAAGTCGACAATCTGGCGCTGCCGGCCGACGTGGAAGCGCGGATCGCACAAGTACACGGGCAGCGTGCTGCCAACAGCCAGGACTTTTTCGCACGGGTCGCAGAGAAATTCCGCGCCCAGCAGGATTTGATTGCCGGCCTGCCGCAGTACCGTGAAAGCGTGCTGGCCCTGCTCGACAAACTGAATTTCGATGGTGCAGCCTCGGCCATCGAAGTCGGCCCCGGCGATGGTGCTTTCCTGCCGGAACTGGCCCGTCGTTTCGGCACCGTAACCGCACTGGACAACAGCGCGGCGATGCTCGAACTGGCCCGCCAGGTATGTGAACGTGAAAAGCTGGCTAACGTCAGCCTGCAATTGGCCGATGCATTGAATGGCGTGAGCCTTCAGGCCGATTGCGTGGTGTTGAACATGGTGTTGCACCATTTCGCCGCGCCGGCCGAAGCGCTCAAGCACATGGCCAGCCTGCTGCAACCGGGCGGTAGCCTGCTCGTGACAGAGTTATGTAGCCACAACCAGAGTTGGGCCAGGGAGGCCTGCGGTGATCTGTGGTTGGGGTTTGAACAGGACGATCTGGCCCGTTGGGCCACCGCTGCGGGACTCGTTCCCGGGGACAGCCTCTATGTAGGCTTACGTAATGGTTTCCAGATTCAGGTCCGCCATTTTCAGCGACCGGCTGGCGACACTCACCATCGGTAAATTCAGGAAAACATCGAGATGAGCGAATACTCCCTCTTCACCTCCGAGTCCGTGTCCGAAGGGCATCCGGACAAAATCGCCGACCAGATTTCCGATGCGGTGCTGGACGCCATCATCACCCAGGACAAACACGCACGCGTTGCCGTGGAAACCCTGGTCAAGACTGGCGTGGCCATCGTTGCCGGTGAAGTGACCACCAGCGCCTGGGTCGATCTGGAAGAGATCGTGCGTAACGTGATTCTCGACATCGGCTACAACAGCTCCGACGTCGGCTTCGACGGCGCGACCTGCGGCGTGATGAACATCATCGGCAAGCAGTCCCCTGACATCAACCAGGGTGTTGACCGTGCCAAGCCTGAAGATCAGGGCGCCGGCGACCAGGGCCTGATGTTCGGCTACGCCAGCAACGAAACCGACGTGCTGATGCCAGCACCGATCACCTTCTCGCACCAGTTGGTTCAGCGCCAGGCCGAAGCCCGCAAATCGGGTCTGCTGCCTTGGCTGCGTCCAGACGCCAAGTCGCAAGTGACTTGCCGTTACGAAGGCGGCAAGGTTGTGG from Pseudomonas allokribbensis encodes the following:
- the tkt gene encoding transketolase, producing MPSRRERANAIRALSMDAVQKANSGHPGAPMGMADIAEVLWRDYLKHNPSNPSFADRDRFVLSNGHGSMLIYSLLHLTGYDLSIDDLKQFRQLHSRTPGHPEFGYTPGVETTTGPLGQGLANAVGFALAEKVLGAQFNRPGHNIVDHHTYVFLGDGCMMEGISHEVASLAGTLGLGKLIAFYDDNGISIDGEVEGWFTDDTPKRFEAYNWQVIRNVDGHDPEEIKTAIDTARKSPLPTLICCKTTIGFGSPNKQGKEDCHGAPLGDAEIALTRQALNWNHGPFEIPADIYAEWDAKEKGRAVESEWDQRFAAYSAAFPTEANELIRRLSGELPADFSEKASAYIAEVAAKGETIASRKASQNALNAFGPLLPEVLGGSADLAGSNLTLWKGCKGVSAEDASGNYMYYGVREFGMTAIMNGVALHGGLVPYGATFLMFMEYARNAVRMSALMKQRVIHVYTHDSIGLGEDGPTHQPIEQLTSLRSTPNLDTWRPADAVESAVAWKNALERKDGPSALIFSRQNLQHQTRDAGQIADISRGGYVLKDCAGEPELILIATGSEVGLAVQAYDKLTEQGRKVRVVSMPCTSLFDAQDASYKQSVLPLQVGARIAIEAAHADFWFKYVGLEGRVIGMTTYGESAPAPALFEEFGFTLENILGQAEELLED
- a CDS encoding ArsR/SmtB family transcription factor — its product is MNLRVPSIRHDDCDELAALCKAGGDPLRLNVLRALANDSFGVLELAQIFDIGQSGMSHHLKVLAQADLVATRREGNAVFYRRALPHTELLGGKLHAALLEEVDNLALPADVEARIAQVHGQRAANSQDFFARVAEKFRAQQDLIAGLPQYRESVLALLDKLNFDGAASAIEVGPGDGAFLPELARRFGTVTALDNSAAMLELARQVCEREKLANVSLQLADALNGVSLQADCVVLNMVLHHFAAPAEALKHMASLLQPGGSLLVTELCSHNQSWAREACGDLWLGFEQDDLARWATAAGLVPGDSLYVGLRNGFQIQVRHFQRPAGDTHHR